One Acidobacteriota bacterium DNA window includes the following coding sequences:
- a CDS encoding phage portal protein, whose amino-acid sequence MFEFISAWLEKKRYERERYRFARKRLVEASSFLRDEDEGEYQLIASGGKDFSELDQKTMLERARELWKSNPHARGIVRTLEKFVLGRGVRIIAHDENPRVQEWWDEFAHENDFERRTREIVRRSFRDGECFLRYFVNEETGRVKLRFLEPEEIADPEGRVSYGIETDPDDIETPLRYFRARNGRLIEIIPARFIQHIKILVDSNVKRGLSFLYVVMPLISKYEQWLNDRIVLNKIRSAVAIIRKVSAPRGELTAFSREGLTDAGRRRMWKPGSIITVSEGVDYQILSPNLQAHDVQYDGRNILLAIASGCGLAEYMVSADASNANYASTMVAESPSVREFEDWQQFFEVEFAEIFRRVISAGIEMGALPAEKEVTYYETGEDGVRVSRRRLVKTSLSCDVLFPPLVHRNIKEETEALRMHKEMGIVSNHTLAGKLGYDYRVELEKMRKEEGEKKGDIPLRDKEE is encoded by the coding sequence ATGTTCGAATTTATCTCGGCTTGGCTTGAGAAGAAAAGATACGAACGGGAAAGATACCGTTTCGCCCGGAAGAGGCTCGTTGAGGCTTCCTCTTTTCTCCGGGATGAGGATGAGGGTGAGTATCAGCTAATAGCCTCTGGAGGGAAGGACTTTTCCGAGCTCGATCAGAAAACGATGCTCGAGCGGGCGCGGGAGTTGTGGAAGAGCAACCCCCATGCCCGGGGGATAGTAAGGACGCTTGAGAAATTCGTCCTGGGAAGAGGGGTAAGGATAATCGCCCACGACGAGAATCCACGGGTTCAGGAGTGGTGGGATGAGTTCGCTCATGAGAACGATTTCGAAAGGAGAACGCGGGAGATAGTCCGCCGTTCCTTCCGCGACGGAGAGTGTTTCCTCCGCTATTTCGTGAACGAGGAGACGGGAAGGGTAAAACTCCGCTTCCTCGAGCCAGAGGAGATAGCTGATCCCGAGGGAAGGGTGAGCTACGGTATCGAGACCGACCCGGATGATATCGAGACCCCACTCCGCTACTTCCGGGCGCGGAACGGGAGGCTCATCGAGATCATCCCCGCCCGGTTTATCCAGCACATAAAGATCCTGGTCGATTCCAATGTGAAACGAGGTCTCTCCTTCCTCTATGTGGTAATGCCCCTGATCAGCAAGTACGAGCAGTGGCTCAACGACCGGATCGTGCTCAACAAGATCAGATCAGCGGTGGCGATAATCAGGAAGGTCTCCGCCCCTCGAGGGGAGCTTACTGCCTTCTCCCGCGAGGGACTTACCGACGCTGGACGGAGGAGGATGTGGAAGCCCGGCTCCATCATCACCGTGAGCGAGGGGGTGGATTATCAGATACTCTCTCCCAACCTCCAGGCGCACGATGTCCAGTACGATGGGAGGAACATCCTCCTCGCCATCGCCTCCGGTTGCGGTCTTGCGGAGTATATGGTCTCTGCTGATGCGAGCAACGCCAACTACGCCTCCACGATGGTCGCCGAATCCCCATCGGTCCGCGAGTTTGAAGACTGGCAGCAGTTCTTCGAGGTGGAGTTCGCCGAGATATTCCGCCGGGTTATAAGCGCTGGCATCGAAATGGGTGCTCTTCCCGCGGAGAAAGAGGTGACCTATTACGAGACCGGAGAAGACGGGGTCAGGGTCTCCCGGAGGAGACTGGTGAAGACGAGCCTAAGCTGTGATGTCCTCTTCCCTCCCCTTGTTCACAGAAACATCAAGGAGGAAACCGAAGCCCTCAGGATGCACAAGGAGATGGGGATCGTCTCCAACCACACCTTGGCGGGGAAACTCGGCTACGACTATCGGGTGGAGCTGGAGAAGATGAGGAAAGAGGAAGGGGAGAAAAAGGGGGACATCCCTTTACGAGACAAGGAGGAGTGA
- a CDS encoding Mu-like prophage major head subunit gpT family protein, with protein sequence MIKDKGQNLRDLYNALGEKEFMGKIRELLHSDPPKLTPEDFSLRELWEAVGSSAFPTITGEIVSKKVIDAYEATPTIGEKLVHTVPSRRKRENIVGFTAVEEVREVHEGMPYEESTVAEKAVVVENRKFGRILAITEEAVMEDQTGQILELAARLGEKAKLFKEKMILDVVRDVAGTAYNGSPLYTEDHGNFHSVAFGTDGSGLEESKRLLSKMKDENGDPILISGRVLLVPPELEKEAYNLVSPVLTQSTYHKQIISEILTSPFMTDPNEFFYGDFKRQFRYQEVWPIQVLRSSPESEDAFSRDIVVKFKVRLFGGCGAVDYRYVVRSEG encoded by the coding sequence ATGATAAAGGACAAAGGTCAGAACCTGCGCGACCTTTACAACGCTTTAGGGGAGAAGGAGTTTATGGGGAAGATAAGGGAGCTTCTTCATTCCGACCCCCCGAAGCTTACCCCTGAGGACTTCAGCCTCCGCGAGCTCTGGGAGGCGGTAGGGAGTTCTGCCTTTCCCACCATCACCGGTGAGATAGTCTCGAAGAAGGTCATCGATGCCTATGAGGCGACCCCGACCATTGGGGAGAAGCTGGTGCATACGGTTCCCTCCCGGAGGAAGCGGGAGAACATCGTCGGCTTCACCGCGGTCGAGGAGGTGCGGGAGGTTCACGAGGGGATGCCCTATGAGGAGAGCACGGTAGCGGAGAAGGCGGTGGTGGTGGAGAACAGGAAGTTCGGGCGGATCCTCGCCATCACCGAGGAGGCGGTGATGGAGGACCAGACGGGGCAGATCCTCGAGCTCGCCGCCCGGTTGGGGGAGAAGGCGAAGCTCTTCAAGGAGAAGATGATCCTCGATGTAGTCCGTGATGTCGCCGGTACCGCCTACAACGGTTCCCCCCTCTACACTGAGGATCATGGGAACTTCCATTCGGTCGCCTTTGGCACCGATGGTTCTGGGCTCGAGGAGTCGAAGCGTCTCCTATCCAAGATGAAGGACGAGAATGGCGATCCCATCCTCATCTCGGGGAGGGTGCTCCTTGTACCGCCGGAGCTGGAGAAGGAGGCGTACAATTTGGTCAGCCCGGTGCTTACCCAGTCCACCTACCACAAGCAGATAATCTCCGAGATCCTTACCTCCCCCTTTATGACCGATCCCAACGAGTTCTTCTACGGCGATTTCAAGCGTCAGTTCCGCTATCAGGAGGTTTGGCCCATCCAGGTTCTTCGCTCCAGCCCCGAGAGTGAGGATGCTTTCTCCCGGGACATCGTGGTCAAGTTCAAGGTTCGGCTTTTTGGCGGTTGTGGGGCGGTGGATTACCGGTATGTGGTTCGTTCTGAGGGCTGA
- a CDS encoding HK97 gp10 family phage protein — protein MKGRDFLIRLRGFPEELKGRMKVMLSAISEEMVAYAKANHPYHDRSSELTRSIYARVKVDGGRFSLILGASAPYASFLEFGTAPHFVGSAVFLKGIGFRYIGLHPGTPPSPFLRPTVEAFRGRVREETKKVLIRIMEGIK, from the coding sequence ATGAAGGGGAGGGATTTCCTTATCCGGCTGAGGGGTTTCCCGGAGGAGCTTAAGGGGAGGATGAAGGTTATGCTTTCCGCCATATCGGAGGAGATGGTGGCTTACGCTAAGGCGAACCATCCCTACCATGATCGGAGCTCTGAGCTTACCCGTTCCATCTACGCCAGGGTGAAGGTCGATGGAGGGCGGTTTTCCCTCATCCTCGGCGCTTCTGCCCCTTATGCCTCCTTCCTCGAGTTTGGGACCGCTCCCCACTTCGTCGGTTCAGCAGTGTTCCTCAAGGGTATCGGTTTCCGCTACATCGGGCTCCATCCGGGAACCCCTCCTTCTCCTTTCCTTAGACCCACGGTGGAGGCTTTCAGGGGAAGGGTGAGGGAGGAGACGAAAAAGGTCCTAATCCGGATTATGGAGGGGATTAAATGA